A genomic segment from Cryptosporangium phraense encodes:
- a CDS encoding GntP family permease, whose protein sequence is MSWLQDSTGGLLLLCAAAIAVLLALIIVVKLEPFISLLIAGFALALAAGLPVSQIVGTALKASDSVLETGFGGILGHIAVIVGLGTVLGGILERSGGADVLVEKLTGRFGERGAPVAMGLAGLIFGIPVFFDIGIFVLAPLVYIAALRGGRSLVLYALPMVAGLSMTHAFLPPHPGPTAAAGLLGVSLGWVILMGLICGLPAFAAAGIAWPLWIGRRISISVPEEMVEAETSVVAQPAVVGAGVGGDRGSGGRDDGVSGGRAAGGGVGTGDGGVSRAEDGLAGAGAGADDAADTSASTSTSASTSASASASEGRGAGAAAPISPAPAGPAGGSVGVAGAVGVRPVGLGTVLGIILVPLVLILGATFGTVALDPGTFLQVLTFLGNPAVALTIATLLAFWLLGVRRGSTVAELSEVTAAALRPVGMILLVVGAGAFFGKVISATGVGDALAGTLKDAGLPIIALAYLISCALRLAQGSATVALVTTGGIVAPLVENENYSAAQLAVLVIAISAGSIIASHVNDGGFWIISRYFNMTVKQTLATWTVLETILSIVGFAMTVIVWSIL, encoded by the coding sequence GTGAGTTGGCTGCAAGATTCGACGGGCGGCTTACTGCTGCTCTGCGCGGCGGCGATCGCCGTGCTGCTCGCGCTGATCATCGTGGTCAAGCTCGAGCCGTTCATCTCGCTGCTGATCGCCGGGTTCGCGCTGGCGCTGGCGGCCGGGCTGCCGGTGTCGCAGATCGTCGGCACCGCGCTGAAGGCGTCGGACTCGGTGCTGGAGACCGGGTTCGGCGGCATCCTCGGCCACATCGCCGTGATCGTCGGGCTCGGCACCGTGCTCGGCGGGATCCTGGAGCGGTCCGGGGGCGCCGACGTGCTGGTCGAGAAGCTCACCGGGCGGTTCGGCGAGCGCGGGGCGCCGGTCGCGATGGGGCTGGCCGGGTTGATCTTCGGGATCCCGGTGTTCTTCGACATCGGCATCTTCGTGCTGGCGCCGCTGGTGTACATCGCGGCGCTGCGGGGCGGGCGGTCGCTGGTGCTCTATGCGCTGCCGATGGTCGCCGGGTTGTCGATGACGCACGCGTTCCTGCCGCCGCACCCGGGTCCGACGGCGGCGGCCGGGCTGCTCGGGGTGAGCCTCGGGTGGGTGATCCTGATGGGTCTGATCTGTGGGCTGCCGGCGTTCGCGGCGGCGGGTATCGCCTGGCCGCTGTGGATCGGGCGGCGGATCAGCATCTCGGTGCCGGAGGAGATGGTAGAGGCCGAGACGTCGGTCGTCGCCCAGCCGGCGGTGGTCGGTGCGGGTGTCGGCGGTGACCGTGGCTCGGGCGGTAGGGATGACGGCGTGAGCGGTGGCCGCGCCGCGGGCGGCGGCGTAGGAACTGGGGACGGCGGCGTGAGCCGGGCGGAGGATGGCCTGGCCGGAGCCGGAGCCGGAGCCGACGACGCGGCCGATACCTCGGCGAGCACGAGCACGAGCGCGAGCACGAGCGCGAGCGCGAGCGCGAGCGAGGGCCGCGGGGCGGGCGCGGCCGCGCCGATCAGCCCGGCGCCCGCGGGCCCGGCCGGTGGGTCGGTCGGGGTAGCCGGAGCGGTCGGGGTGCGGCCGGTGGGGTTGGGGACGGTGCTCGGGATCATCCTGGTGCCGCTCGTGCTGATCCTCGGCGCCACGTTCGGCACGGTCGCGCTCGACCCGGGCACGTTCCTGCAGGTGCTCACGTTCCTCGGCAACCCGGCCGTCGCGCTCACGATCGCCACGCTGCTCGCGTTCTGGCTCCTCGGCGTGCGCCGCGGAAGCACGGTCGCCGAGCTCTCCGAGGTCACGGCCGCGGCCCTGCGCCCGGTCGGGATGATCCTGCTCGTCGTCGGCGCGGGCGCGTTCTTCGGCAAGGTCATCTCGGCGACCGGCGTCGGCGACGCGCTGGCCGGCACGCTCAAGGACGCCGGCCTGCCGATCATCGCGCTGGCCTACCTGATCTCCTGTGCGCTCCGCCTGGCCCAGGGCTCGGCGACCGTGGCCCTGGTCACCACCGGCGGCATCGTCGCCCCGCTGGTCGAGAACGAGAACTACTCGGCCGCCCAACTCGCGGTGCTGGTGATCGCGATCAGCGCCGGCTCGATCATCGCCAGCCACGTTAACGACGGCGGCTTCTGGATCATCTCCCGCTACTTCAACATGACCGTGAAACAGACGCTCGCCACCTGGACCGTCCTGGAAACGATCCTCTCGATCGTCGGCTTCGCGATGACCGTCATCGTCTGGTCGATTCTCTAG
- a CDS encoding bifunctional 4-hydroxy-2-oxoglutarate aldolase/2-dehydro-3-deoxy-phosphogluconate aldolase has translation MSALGAMFADRVVCVVRAPVLPSAPALCQALADGGIRTVELTFTTPDVLRHLSAAASVPGVVVGVGTVLTASDARAAIDAGARFLVTPGVLPAVASVALDAGVPFLLGALTPTEVLAAADLGAAAVKVFPASAFGPRYLRDLHGPYPGLKLVPSGGVTAANAAEYLAAGAAAVTAGTGVVPPDVVSAADWSGITRRATEFTGGLT, from the coding sequence GTGAGCGCGCTCGGGGCGATGTTCGCCGACCGCGTCGTGTGCGTGGTGCGGGCGCCGGTGCTGCCGTCGGCTCCGGCGTTGTGCCAGGCGCTGGCCGACGGCGGGATCCGCACCGTCGAGCTGACGTTCACGACGCCGGACGTGCTGCGCCACCTGTCGGCGGCGGCGTCCGTGCCCGGCGTGGTCGTGGGCGTGGGCACGGTGCTGACCGCGTCCGACGCCCGGGCCGCGATCGACGCCGGGGCCCGGTTCCTGGTGACGCCGGGCGTGCTGCCCGCGGTGGCGTCGGTCGCGCTCGACGCGGGCGTGCCGTTCCTCCTCGGCGCGTTGACGCCGACCGAGGTGCTGGCCGCGGCCGACCTGGGCGCGGCCGCGGTGAAGGTGTTCCCGGCGTCGGCGTTCGGGCCGCGCTACCTGCGTGATCTGCACGGGCCGTATCCGGGGCTGAAGCTCGTGCCTTCGGGGGGTGTCACGGCCGCCAATGCGGCCGAGTACCTGGCGGCGGGGGCCGCCGCCGTTACCGCCGGGACGGGCGTGGTCCCTCCCGACGTGGTCAGCGCCGCTGACTGGTCCGGCATCACCCGACGCGCTACCGAGTTCACCGGAGGTCTGACGTGA
- a CDS encoding N-acyl-D-amino-acid deacylase family protein, translating into MSTAIRGATIVDGTGAPGYRADALIEGGRITELGSTATATHTIEADGLVLAPGFIDMHAHSDLAVVADPEHLAKTTQGVTTEVVGQDGLSYAPIDDTTLPILREQLAGWNGVPDEIPWRTVGGYLDVVDRGAAVNVVYLVPQGSVRMMVVGTEDRPATPDEVRRMAALVGEGLDEGAAGMSSGLTYVPGMFADTDELVALCRVVAEHGGFYAPHQRSYGKGAIEAYAEMVEVARRSGVALHLTHATMNFSVNRGRAGELLALVDAALGDGLDVTLDTYPYLPGSTTLAAVLPSWSATGGPAATLARLEDPGALARIRENLEVTGSDGCHGVVAEWDTLQISGVRNPELSALVGATIAAVAAESGREAFEVFVDVLRRDRLGTTILQHVGHEPNVREIMRHPKHLAGSDGLLVGGRPHPRAWGTFPRYLGHYVREERVLGLEECVARMTGRPAARLGLADRGVLRVGAVADLVLFDPSTVAAGATFEDPRRPAVGIPYVFVDGQRVIDDGRRTSARPGRSLR; encoded by the coding sequence ATGAGCACCGCGATCCGGGGCGCCACGATCGTCGACGGCACCGGCGCGCCCGGGTACCGCGCTGACGCACTGATCGAGGGCGGTCGCATCACCGAGCTCGGGTCGACGGCCACCGCCACGCACACGATCGAGGCCGACGGTCTCGTCCTCGCGCCCGGCTTCATCGACATGCACGCACACTCCGATCTCGCGGTCGTCGCCGACCCCGAACACCTGGCCAAGACCACCCAGGGCGTCACCACCGAGGTCGTCGGCCAGGACGGCCTGAGCTACGCGCCGATCGACGACACCACGCTCCCGATCCTGCGCGAGCAGCTGGCGGGCTGGAACGGCGTCCCCGACGAGATTCCGTGGCGGACGGTCGGGGGCTATCTGGACGTCGTCGATCGCGGCGCCGCCGTCAACGTCGTGTATCTCGTGCCGCAGGGCAGCGTCCGCATGATGGTCGTGGGAACCGAGGACCGGCCGGCGACGCCGGACGAGGTCCGGCGGATGGCCGCGCTCGTGGGCGAAGGCCTCGACGAGGGCGCGGCCGGGATGTCGAGCGGGCTCACCTACGTGCCGGGCATGTTCGCCGACACCGACGAGCTGGTCGCGCTCTGCCGGGTCGTCGCCGAGCACGGCGGGTTCTACGCGCCGCACCAGCGCTCCTACGGGAAGGGCGCGATCGAGGCCTACGCCGAGATGGTCGAGGTCGCCCGGCGCAGCGGCGTCGCGCTGCACCTCACCCACGCGACGATGAACTTCTCGGTCAACCGCGGCCGGGCGGGCGAGTTACTGGCGCTCGTCGACGCGGCGCTCGGCGACGGCCTCGACGTCACGCTCGACACCTACCCGTACCTCCCGGGCTCGACGACGCTCGCCGCGGTCCTGCCGAGCTGGTCGGCGACCGGCGGTCCGGCCGCGACGCTGGCCCGTCTGGAGGATCCGGGCGCGCTGGCCCGGATTCGTGAGAACCTCGAGGTCACCGGCTCCGACGGCTGCCACGGCGTGGTGGCCGAGTGGGACACGCTGCAGATCTCGGGCGTCCGGAACCCGGAGCTGTCGGCGCTGGTCGGCGCGACGATCGCGGCGGTGGCCGCGGAATCCGGCCGGGAGGCGTTCGAGGTCTTCGTCGACGTGCTCCGCCGTGACCGCCTCGGCACGACGATCCTGCAGCACGTCGGCCACGAGCCGAACGTCCGCGAGATCATGCGGCACCCGAAGCACCTGGCCGGCAGCGACGGGTTGCTGGTCGGCGGGCGTCCGCATCCGCGGGCGTGGGGGACCTTCCCGCGGTACCTCGGCCACTACGTGCGGGAGGAGCGGGTCCTCGGGCTGGAGGAGTGCGTGGCCCGGATGACCGGCCGCCCCGCGGCCCGGCTCGGGCTCGCCGACCGCGGCGTGCTGCGGGTGGGCGCGGTGGCTGACCTGGTGTTGTTCGATCCGTCGACGGTCGCGGCCGGGGCCACGTTCGAGGATCCGCGCCGGCCTGCGGTCGGCATCCCGTACGTCTTCGTGGACGGTCAGCGAGTGATCGACGACGGGCGCCGGACGTCGGCGCGGCCCGGCCGGTCGCTGCGGTGA
- a CDS encoding alanine racemase, protein MRYDAEKIGLLGPEYKAIPVDAWGRTGADFVAYAPGLATLPTPLVTLDAGALNSNAAALTGWAGRVGVDLAPHGKTTMAPSLWRAQLDDGAWGITVATPWQLAVALSEGVPCVLAAYPVLVPAVLRRLGQPRSARVLVWADGVDVVEAMAPHVAGAAQPIDVLVDFGASGGRTGARTIEAAVATARAVAATPGLRLAGVAGYEGVLAHDASAESLATIRAYLEQLAALHTALGDLYDGEAIVTAGGSAYFDLVADVLAPLHDPPATRVVVRAGAYLAHDDGFYRGISPSNRASGPGFRAALHGWVRVISRPEPGLALADGGKRDLPFDEGLPEVQAVRRSGAGPAEAVTGAEVTALADQHTFVRLTGDAENLRVGDVLRLGLSHPCTTFDKWGLLPVLDDAHAPEPVVVDLVRTVFG, encoded by the coding sequence GTGCGGTACGACGCGGAGAAGATCGGGCTGCTCGGCCCGGAGTACAAGGCGATCCCGGTCGACGCCTGGGGCCGCACCGGGGCCGACTTCGTCGCCTACGCGCCCGGTCTGGCGACGCTGCCCACCCCGCTGGTCACGCTCGACGCCGGGGCGCTGAACAGCAACGCCGCCGCGCTCACCGGCTGGGCCGGCCGGGTCGGCGTCGATCTCGCACCGCACGGCAAGACCACGATGGCCCCGTCGCTCTGGCGCGCCCAGCTCGACGACGGCGCCTGGGGCATCACGGTCGCGACGCCGTGGCAGCTGGCGGTCGCGCTCTCCGAGGGCGTGCCGTGCGTGCTGGCCGCGTATCCGGTGCTGGTCCCGGCCGTGCTGCGCCGGCTCGGGCAACCGCGGTCGGCGCGCGTCCTGGTCTGGGCCGACGGCGTGGACGTTGTCGAGGCGATGGCGCCGCACGTCGCCGGGGCCGCGCAACCGATCGACGTGCTCGTCGACTTCGGAGCGTCCGGCGGGCGCACCGGCGCCCGGACGATCGAGGCCGCCGTGGCCACCGCCCGGGCCGTCGCCGCCACGCCCGGCCTCCGCCTGGCCGGGGTCGCCGGCTACGAGGGCGTGCTGGCCCACGACGCGTCGGCCGAGAGCCTGGCGACGATCCGGGCCTACCTCGAGCAACTCGCCGCCCTGCACACCGCGCTCGGTGACCTCTACGACGGCGAGGCGATCGTCACCGCGGGCGGCAGCGCGTACTTCGACCTGGTCGCCGACGTGCTCGCACCGCTGCACGACCCGCCGGCCACCCGCGTCGTCGTCCGGGCCGGGGCCTACCTGGCCCACGACGACGGCTTCTACCGGGGCATCTCGCCGTCGAACCGGGCCTCCGGGCCGGGCTTCCGGGCCGCGCTGCACGGCTGGGTCCGGGTGATCTCCCGGCCCGAGCCCGGGCTCGCGCTGGCCGACGGCGGCAAGCGCGACCTGCCATTCGACGAGGGCCTGCCCGAGGTGCAGGCGGTCCGCCGTAGCGGTGCCGGCCCGGCCGAGGCGGTGACCGGCGCCGAGGTCACCGCGCTGGCCGACCAGCACACGTTCGTCCGCCTCACCGGCGACGCCGAGAACCTGCGGGTCGGCGACGTCCTGCGGCTCGGCCTCTCCCACCCGTGCACGACGTTCGACAAGTGGGGCCTGCTCCCGGTCCTCGACGACGCCCACGCGCCCGAGCCGGTCGTCGTCGATCTGGTGCGAACGGTGTTCGGATGA
- a CDS encoding sugar kinase codes for MPGAMDQAGKIVCVGEAMAVLTPAHDVPLRDAAEFVRTVGGAELNVALTLAGLGVPTAWLSRLGDDGFGAHVLAVAAESGVDVSAVENDPVRPTGLYVKAPGTASDGSRRSAMLYYRDGSAASALSPGYLRRPAVAAALAGARFVHVSGITPGLSDDAAAFCDALAAGPATLTVDLNYRPALWRDRDDAPLRRLLAAADEVLLGADEAALVFGTTEPGALLRALPSARRVLLKQEEHGVLVLTPGEAPVHVPALDVEVVEPVGAGDAFAAGYLAGRWHRLAVPEAVALGHRCAAAALVVREDRPVTLPAWEDLVG; via the coding sequence ATGCCGGGGGCAATGGATCAAGCGGGAAAAATCGTCTGCGTCGGCGAGGCGATGGCGGTGCTGACGCCGGCCCACGACGTCCCGCTCCGCGACGCCGCGGAGTTCGTGCGCACGGTCGGCGGGGCCGAGCTGAACGTCGCGCTGACGCTGGCCGGCCTCGGCGTGCCCACCGCGTGGCTCTCCCGGCTCGGCGACGACGGGTTCGGGGCCCACGTGCTCGCGGTCGCGGCGGAGTCCGGAGTGGACGTGAGCGCGGTCGAGAACGACCCGGTCCGTCCGACCGGCCTGTACGTCAAGGCGCCCGGCACCGCGTCCGACGGCTCCCGCCGGTCGGCGATGCTCTACTACCGCGACGGTTCGGCCGCGTCCGCGCTCTCCCCCGGCTACCTGCGCCGTCCGGCGGTCGCGGCCGCGCTCGCCGGCGCCCGGTTCGTGCACGTCAGCGGCATCACCCCAGGTCTCTCCGACGACGCCGCCGCGTTCTGCGACGCGCTCGCCGCCGGGCCGGCCACGCTCACCGTCGACCTGAACTACCGGCCCGCGCTGTGGCGCGATCGGGACGACGCCCCGCTGCGCCGGCTGCTGGCCGCCGCCGACGAGGTGCTGCTCGGCGCCGACGAGGCCGCGCTCGTCTTCGGCACCACCGAGCCCGGGGCGCTGCTGCGTGCGCTGCCGTCGGCCCGCCGGGTCTTGCTCAAACAGGAGGAGCACGGCGTCCTCGTCCTCACGCCCGGGGAGGCGCCCGTTCACGTCCCCGCGCTCGACGTCGAGGTCGTCGAGCCGGTCGGCGCCGGCGACGCGTTCGCCGCCGGCTACCTGGCCGGGCGGTGGCACCGTCTGGCCGTCCCCGAAGCGGTCGCGCTGGGGCACCGCTGTGCGGCGGCCGCGCTGGTGGTCCGGGAAGATCGACCGGTGACGCTGCCCGCCTGGGAGGACCTCGTCGGATGA